Genomic window (Spirosoma sp. KCTC 42546):
ACCGTTATGTTCATCTGCCATGTGTCTAGAGTTCAATAAAAAAAGTGAGAATGCCGAGACCAATCAAAATGCTCCCGGTAATGCGTTTTTCATAATGGTCGAGCCAGTGCCAATTTACACGGGCTAATCCCTGGTAGGAGAGGGCTGTCAACGCTACCATACAGGTAATTGTAACAAACGTGTACACGACAGCCAGCGTGGAGATGGCCCGCCAGCCAAGTGTACCGGCTGAGAAGAAGAATGTTTCAATTTCCAGGCAGGGCGAGAAGAGCATGGCCACCGATAAACTGGTGATAATGGTCGTTTTTGACCGTCCCTTTAATCCCTTTGGCACATGCTCATGTGGCGCATTGGCGTCGTGCATGGCAAAGTAGATCAGCCCCATAAAGATCAATAACAGGGAGGCAATCAGGCGGGTCTGTTCTTCCAATCGTTCAGATACTTTAACCCCAATCGCTCCGATCAGCACGCCTAAGACCACGGTGCTAAGCGTATGGAAAAAGCCACTCAGGGCCACCACCCCCAGCGTTTCCCGTTCAGACCAGCTTTCAGCGCGGCCAATCAGCACTACCGGCAGCCAGTGGTTAGGAATAGCCGCATGAACCGATCCGAGTAAAACGCTGCCGATTATTAAGTTCCAAAGCATCTGTTCGGGTTTATAGGCGCTCCTGCCTGCCTTATCAGACGGAAACAAATTGCCTCCAGTACTCGCCGAGAGGCTATCAAAGATACGATCCGATTCCGGGAGCTGTGCAACCATATGAATGTTAACCCAAATGCTACGCATAAGTTACGGACTACTCTTCTTCTGTAAACAGATTGAGGAAATAAGCCTTTGGTATGGTACTTTCTAAAACTGTCCACTAGTTGGGAAACGCCCTATCTTGCTTTTGAGCTTGTTTTACACCCGGTTAGCGTATAATTTTAGTCACCTTCATGTTAAAAATCACTTCACTAGACAAATGAAACTACTTATGGTGTTCTGGATTGCTATCCTGATCAATCTATCGGGATATGCCCAGGCAAAATTTCCTGCCGGTACCGAATCCGATTACGCAATCAAAAACTTCAAATTTGAAACCGGCGACGTTCTTCCCCAGCTCACTATTCATTACACAACCCTGGGGCAGCCGGTAAAAGACGCAACTGGAACGGTGACCAATGCCCTCTTAATTATGCATGGCACAACCGGCAATGGCCGTGGGTTTCTGAACGGTTTGTTTGCCGGGAATTTATTTGGCCCCGGCCAACTGCTGGATGCTACCAAATACTATATCATACTGCCCGATGCGGTAGGGCATGGTAAGTCGAGCAAGCCAAGCAATGGATTACACATGAAGTTCCCGCAATACACCTATGATGATATGGTTGCTGCCAATTATCAATTGCTCACCGAGCATTTAGGCGTCAATCATCTTCGCCTGATTTTAGGTACCTCGATGGGAGCCATGCAGGCCTGGGTGTGGGGCTATACGTACCCTGATTTTATGGATGCTCTGATGCCGCTGGCGAGCCTTCCCGTAGAAATTGCGGGCCGAAATCGGATGATCCGCAAAATGGCCATCGATCTGATCAAACTGGACCCGGACTGGAAACAGGGGGAGTATATGGCACAGCCGAAGGTAGGCTTAACGGGTGCCATATCGTCCCTGATTGTTATGACGAGCAGTCCGCTTCAAATGCAAAAAGGGTCACCTACCAAATCAAAGGCCGATTCTTCACTGGCGGTTCTGGAACAACGGTATTTTACTACCCTGGATGCGAATGATTTCATTTATCAGTTTGATGCCTCCCGAGATTATAACCCCGCTCCTTATCTGTCAAAAATAAAAGCGCCCGTATTTGCCATTAACTCCGCCGATGACCAGGTCAATCCGCCTGAACTCCAGCTCATGGAAAAGCACATCGGAAGCGTGAAACGGGGTCGCTACATTCTGCTTCCTATATCGGACAAAACAACCGGACATGGCACCCATTCCAACCCGACCATCTGGGGCGGTTATCTTCAGGAATTATTGGCGCTGACGGCTAACGAATAAGACATGCACACCCTTTTGCCTTTTCTGCTCGCCATGATAGCCGCCATCGTGCTGCTGAATATGTGGGCCAACAAACTAAAAATTGCGTATCCGATTCTGCTGGTTGTGGCTGGGTTGCTCGTTAGTTTTATTCCGGGACTGCCACAGGTACGAATCAATCCCGATCTTATCTTTTTTATTTTCCTGCCCCCACTCTTGTTTGAGGCTTCCTGGACGATCTCCTTCAAGGAGATGAAAAAATGGTGGCGTATCATTGGTAGTTTTGCCTTTCTGGTCGTGTTTTTTACCGCCTTGTCGGTCGCGGTAGTGGCTACCCAGTTCATTCCAGGCTTTACCATTGCGCTAGGTTTTTTATTGGGAGGAATCATCTCCCCGCCCGATGCGGTAAGTACAGGAGCCATCACCAAATTTGTCAAAATCCCCAAAGCTACGTCGGCTATTCTGGAAGGAGAAAGCCTGCTCAACGATGCATCCTCGCTAATCATTTTCCGGTTCGCCCT
Coding sequences:
- a CDS encoding alpha/beta fold hydrolase, whose protein sequence is MKLLMVFWIAILINLSGYAQAKFPAGTESDYAIKNFKFETGDVLPQLTIHYTTLGQPVKDATGTVTNALLIMHGTTGNGRGFLNGLFAGNLFGPGQLLDATKYYIILPDAVGHGKSSKPSNGLHMKFPQYTYDDMVAANYQLLTEHLGVNHLRLILGTSMGAMQAWVWGYTYPDFMDALMPLASLPVEIAGRNRMIRKMAIDLIKLDPDWKQGEYMAQPKVGLTGAISSLIVMTSSPLQMQKGSPTKSKADSSLAVLEQRYFTTLDANDFIYQFDASRDYNPAPYLSKIKAPVFAINSADDQVNPPELQLMEKHIGSVKRGRYILLPISDKTTGHGTHSNPTIWGGYLQELLALTANE